From the genome of Pelobates fuscus isolate aPelFus1 chromosome 6, aPelFus1.pri, whole genome shotgun sequence, one region includes:
- the LOC134614930 gene encoding keratin, type I cytoskeletal 47 kDa-like isoform X1 — MSSYRTGTSSSSSYGSGPAIGFRSDFGGSSGGFGGSFGGGSSYGAGFGGGAGIGGGASGGFSFSSSSSSSGLGGGFPGSDKQTMQNLNDRLASYLDKVRALEAANTDLEQKIRDWYEKQLAAGASASGKDYSKYFEIINDLRNKILNATIDNSRVILQIDNARLAAEDFRMKYENELALRQSVESDINGLRRVLDELTLTRGDLEIQIESLNEELAYLKKNHEEEVSIAKSSAAGQVNVEMDAAPGIDLTKLLNDMRGDYEALAEKNRREAEQAFNQRCNELKKEISAGVEQVQTSKSEISDLRRTLQALEIELQSQLAMKKSLEDTLGETEGRYGAQIQQLQIRISSLEEQLIQIRSDTERQNQEYQQLLDIKSRLEMEIETYRRLLEGEFGQSQSQSSYSSSSSSSQSTAGSSTQVSTNQSSAASVESKKDPTKTRKVKTIVEEVVDGKVVSSKVQEIEEAVN, encoded by the exons ATGTCCTCCTATCGTACTGGCACGAGCAGCAGCTCATCTTATGGTTCAGGTCCTGCTATTGGATTTAGAAGTGATTTTGGTGGTAGCTCTGGTGGTTTTGGTGGTAGCTTTGGTGGAGGTAGCAGCtatggagctggctttggtggtGGTGCAGGCATTGGTGGTGGAGCAAGTGGTGGGTTTTCATTCAGCTCTAGTTCATCAAGCAGTGGCTTGGGAGGTGGTTTTCCCGGAAGTGATAAGCAGACCATGCAGAACCTTAATGACCGTCTAGCCTCCTACCTGGATAAAGTGAGAGCTTTGGAAGCAGCTAATACTGACCTGGAGCAGAAGATCCGAGATTGGTACGAAAAACAACTTGCGGCTGGTGCTTCTGCAAGTGGCAAAGATTACAGCAAGTACTTTGAAATCATCAACGACCTGAGgaacaag ATTCTCAATGCTACTATTGATAACTCCAGAGTTATTCTACAAATTGACAATGCAAGACTGGCTGCTGAGGACTTCAGAATGAA GTATGAGAATGAGCTGGCTCTCCGACAGAGCGTTGAGTCTGATATCAATGGACTCCGCAGAGTGTTGGATGAACTGACCCTGACAAGAGGTGACCTTGAGATCCAGATTGAGAGCTTGAATGAAGAGTTAGCCTATCTTAAGAAGAACCACGAGGAG GAGGTTAGCATTGCAAAGAGCAGTGCTGCTGGCCAAGTCAATGTTGAAATGGATGCTGCTCCAGGTATAGATCTGACCAAGCTTCTGAATGACATGAGAGGAGACTATGAAGCCCTGGCTGAAAAGAACCGCAGGGAAGCAGAGCAAGCGTTCAACCAAAGG TGCAATGAGCTGAAGAAGGAGATATCTGCTGGTGTGGAGCAGGTGCAGACAAGCAAGAGTGAAATCTCTGACTTGAGACGTACTCTTCAAGCTTTGGAAATTGAGCTTCAATCTCAGCTAGCAATG AAAAAATCATTGGAAGACACACTGGGGGAAACTGAAGGCCGTTATGGTGCCCAGATCCAGCAGCTCCAAATCAGAATAAGTAGTCTGGAAGAACAGCTAATTCAGATCAGATCGGACACGGAAAGACAGAACCAGGAGTACCAGCAACTTCTAGACATCAAGAGCCGATTGGAGATGGAGATCGAAACATACCGCCGCTTGCTGGAGGGAGAGTTTGG GCAATCTCAATCTCAGTCTTCATACTCCAGCTCAAGTTCCTCCAGCCAGTCAACTGCCGGGTCTTCCACCCAAGTTTCTACAAACCAGTCTTCAGCAGCCTCTGTAGAGTCTAAAAAAG ATCCAACAAAAACCAGAAAGGTAAAGACCATTGTGGAGGAAGTGGTAGATGGAAAGGTCGTGTCATCCAAGGTACAGGAAATTGAAGAAGCGGTTAACTAA